The following nucleotide sequence is from Methylocella sp..
GGAAGATGGGGCCGCCAACGGCTGCTCCTGGTGCTTTGCTTGCGCGCCACGCGACGCGCAAGGACGAGACGAGCGAACGCGATGGGGAGCTGCGCAAGCTTCTCCTGGAGGCCGCCGTTCGACTGTTCTGCCGCTTCGGAATCGGCGCAACCAGCATTGACGCGGTGGTTGCGGAATCGGGCGTCGCGCGGATGACGCTCTACAATCACTTCGGATCGAAGGAAGGACTGGTGCTGGCGGCTTTGCAGCACGAAGGCGCAGTCTGGCGCGCTTGGTTTTTCGCGCGGCTCGCGAAGATCGAGGGCTCGGCTCAAGATCGCCTGATCGGCATCTTTGATGTCTTGGCGGAGTGGTTCGTCCGCGACGATTATTTTGGATGCGCTTTCATGAATGCCGTCCTCGAAGCTCGCAACCAGGATGAGGCGCTTCGCGCAATAACCTTCGCGCACAAAATGCGGGTGCTGGAGCAGATTAGGGCGCTTGCCGCCGCCGCCGGCGCCATCGAGCCTGACGCGCTCGCGCAGCAAATCGATCTTCTTATGGACGGCGCGATCGTCAAGGCGTTGATAAAACGCAGCGTGCGACCGGCGCGCGAGGCCAAGTCGATTGCGCTAGCTTTGCTAATCCAGACTGCCGGTTTCGAGGTTTCGACGCTCAGAGCTTAGCACGATGCCAGTCATTAGCATCATCAGCTAGACCAAGCGGGCGCGTAGGCGGCGAGATCCAGTCCGGCGCCGAGCGCGCTGAAGAAGATGCCGACGACGACCGCTGCGCCATGCGCAGAGCCGATCTGGAAAGTCGAGATGACAATCCCCGAAGCCAGTCCGACGTGACGTTGGTCGATGGACCAGAGCGGCCATCCGGTCTTGCGCCCCTCGACCAGCGGCCGCGTTTTACGAGCTTCGCAACCGCCAACGCGGAAAATTTGTTCAACTGAGCCATTTCGTCCGCCGAACTAGACTACCCACAAATCATGGCCTGATTTGGCCGGAATTGGCTAGAAGCGCGCACCATGAAATGCTCGACAAGCCAGAGGGGCCCGCGAACTGAAATCCCATATCGGTGCGCGGCGGCTTGGCGTCCAATTGCCGCCGCGCGGGTTTAGGTGATCTTTGGGAAGGGCATGTCCCACCCCCGGCTACCGGTCTAGACCTTGAGCGCTCAGATATTGCTGTATGAGGCCAGCGACCTGCTCATTGTTGATGTCGGTGAAGGCAAAATGCGTGTTTCCTTTTATGCCCTTTTGAGTCAACTCTAAAACGGTCACATGGCCACCCAGGGCATTAACTGCCTTCGCGAACTCCAAGTCTATCGCGTGCATCTGATACCAGAAGTCCAGCCCAAAATAATTGCTGGGACCACTTGGGATGTTGTCCCCAAATTCCATCAGAATCGGGATTTTTGTCAGATTCTTAAAGAGAGCCGGATCCACCGGCGTGCAGGTGGTCGTGCCAAAATGGCCGACTACCGGAGGAAACGGATTGTTGGACGGGCAGGGGACGCCTGACGATTCGAGACCAATGATGCCCTTTATGTTCGGATTTTGCATAGCGGCCTCGTATCCAGAAAGGGAACTGGCCGAATGCGTGACAAGTACCGTCGGGCCGATCTTGTTCACTATTGCCAGGAGGTCATTTAGGTTGAGAGTCGCGTCCCCCGGACCTACGCTTTGCGTAAGCCACCGATTAAACTGATCAAGCGCGGCTGGGCCTGGAGGAAACTTTGAGCCCCGATACAAATTACATTGGACAGGCGGCGTGCCAGCGGAGCAGAGCCCAAGCCGGAACTGAATAAAGAACCCTTGCTCACCGGCTGATGGCGTTATGGTAGCACCGACGGTGGTGCGGGCGGCCTCACCCATCCGAGGCCTATCGGCGAGGTAGACGCTCCAGTTTTGACGCAGAAAGATCTGTTCGAACCCGTCACGCCCGTCGGGCGTAGTCTCCCAAGGAGTTTTCACCAATGAGCCCCACAACAGCATCCCGTTTCTGTTGGCGTCTTGTGGGATCTCGAATTGGACGTAGGTGTGATCGCCACTGAGCGTTTGGCCGGCGGACGTCGGATTCATCGGGTTAAACTCGCCAGGCGTAGTCACCACCGTGCCGCCGACCATGAAGCTGCCCATGCGCTTAAGCGCTAAGTGCTCGTCGCCAGCGTTTCGCCGCGGGAATTGGTCCTCAGCGAAGGCGCCAGAACCACAACCGGCAGCGACTAACATTAGCAATCCAAGCGCAACAGATGTTTTGGCGGAAGACCTTGTTTTATCTGAGCGTCCATCTAGGGATAGCCGCAGTTTTGATAACTTGGACATATTTCCTCCTATGATTGGACTCAAAAGGCCATTGATTATTTGGCTTGTCTTCCGGGAAATTCGGTCCGATTCCAAGAAATTCCGATTTCGGACTCTCTTTTCTTGGTGAAAATTTCAGGCTACGCGTCAGAATCGCCGCCGCTGCATATCTATGACCGGGAAGATCGCGCGGACCTGATGAACCTTGTCCGCCATCAGCTCGGTTATCGAAGATGCAAAGCCGGTTCCCGACGAAGGGCATCTGCCCCAGCGATCTATTCGCCGCGTCGGTTTGGCATGGGATCGCGCATTGATTTATGCGACCGGCGGCGCCGCTATTGCGCCAATTTAGAATACCTGTGGGAACGGCCTCGGCCGAATTGGCGAGGCCTTCCTGCGTCGCGGATGAGGCGGGTTTCCAACCCGCGCAAATTTGCAAACTGACCAAGAATGCTTGGGCCAGATGACCGATCCGAAACATCCTGCGCAAATGCAGATTAGCGAGGGACCATTTTTGCGGCGTTCAACCGGCGGATCGTAAGCCGCAACGAGGTCATCCTGTTTCGCGCGTCGCGACGCGTCATCCACGCTCTAGCATCTTGACTCCACCTGCCGCTCCGCAAGGTCGGACCTCGCCTCTTTGCTGGCCCATCCTTAGCGTCGCGCTTATCGAGCTAGAGCCTCGCGCTCTTTCACCAGTGCGGCCAGCTGGGTTTCCTGCTC
It contains:
- a CDS encoding alpha/beta fold hydrolase, which gives rise to MGSFMVGGTVVTTPGEFNPMNPTSAGQTLSGDHTYVQFEIPQDANRNGMLLWGSLVKTPWETTPDGRDGFEQIFLRQNWSVYLADRPRMGEAARTTVGATITPSAGEQGFFIQFRLGLCSAGTPPVQCNLYRGSKFPPGPAALDQFNRWLTQSVGPGDATLNLNDLLAIVNKIGPTVLVTHSASSLSGYEAAMQNPNIKGIIGLESSGVPCPSNNPFPPVVGHFGTTTCTPVDPALFKNLTKIPILMEFGDNIPSGPSNYFGLDFWYQMHAIDLEFAKAVNALGGHVTVLELTQKGIKGNTHFAFTDINNEQVAGLIQQYLSAQGLDR
- a CDS encoding TetR/AcrR family transcriptional regulator, coding for MVRIARGKMGPPTAAPGALLARHATRKDETSERDGELRKLLLEAAVRLFCRFGIGATSIDAVVAESGVARMTLYNHFGSKEGLVLAALQHEGAVWRAWFFARLAKIEGSAQDRLIGIFDVLAEWFVRDDYFGCAFMNAVLEARNQDEALRAITFAHKMRVLEQIRALAAAAGAIEPDALAQQIDLLMDGAIVKALIKRSVRPAREAKSIALALLIQTAGFEVSTLRA